One Citricoccus sp. K5 DNA window includes the following coding sequences:
- a CDS encoding LysR substrate-binding domain-containing protein, whose protein sequence is MRLTLRQLEHFCAVARTGSISAAAAQLRVSRTSVTEALDTLERISGTVLCRRSKAEGVVLTASGEDFFIRARSVLDQAFDLEVPDGDRQLGGTLAIGCFRSLAPTVLPALWSEFASRHPGVTVSVTTGNRAELVEQLSLGILDVVLAYNLHALPGLSSARLYDTTMYALLPADHRFAEQGRAPLAELAAEPLLLMDASPSSDDILSYFAHHGAAPNVRMKSPDFELIRSLVARGLGYSIFIQRPRQDVSYEGLPVACVPLDPVPHLERASIAWSERRRLPAPGRSFVDLAIALGPQVSPAP, encoded by the coding sequence GTGCGACTGACACTGCGCCAACTCGAACATTTCTGCGCTGTGGCCCGGACCGGCAGCATCAGCGCTGCGGCCGCCCAACTGAGGGTGTCCAGGACCTCCGTCACGGAGGCCTTGGACACCCTCGAGCGCATCTCCGGCACCGTGCTGTGCCGCCGCAGCAAGGCCGAGGGCGTAGTGCTCACCGCCTCCGGAGAGGACTTCTTCATCCGGGCGCGCTCGGTGCTGGACCAGGCCTTTGACCTCGAGGTGCCCGACGGCGACCGGCAACTCGGCGGGACCCTCGCCATCGGCTGTTTCCGGTCCCTCGCCCCGACTGTCCTGCCCGCGCTCTGGTCCGAGTTCGCCTCCCGGCACCCCGGCGTCACCGTCTCCGTGACCACCGGGAACCGGGCCGAACTCGTGGAACAGCTCTCCCTCGGCATCCTGGATGTGGTTCTGGCGTACAACCTCCATGCCCTGCCCGGATTGAGCTCCGCGCGCCTCTACGACACGACGATGTACGCACTGTTGCCGGCCGATCACCGCTTCGCCGAACAGGGACGGGCGCCCCTGGCCGAACTGGCGGCGGAGCCCCTGCTGCTCATGGACGCCTCCCCCAGTTCAGACGACATCCTCTCGTATTTCGCCCACCACGGCGCGGCCCCGAACGTGCGGATGAAGTCCCCGGACTTCGAGCTCATCCGGTCCCTGGTGGCCCGCGGGCTGGGCTATTCGATCTTCATCCAGCGGCCCCGGCAGGATGTCTCCTACGAGGGCCTGCCCGTGGCCTGCGTTCCCCTGGACCCCGTGCCCCACCTGGAACGGGCGTCCATTGCCTGGTCGGAACGGAGGAGGCTGCCCGCGCCGGGCCGGAGCTTCGTGGACCTGGCCATCGCCCTGGGTCCGCAGGTCTCACCGGCGCCGTGA
- a CDS encoding Lrp/AsnC family transcriptional regulator, which yields MNNDPRLLDEGDLQLVHALQIGPRLPWTALGEILDQHPTSLAARWRRLERSGSAWITAHPLGHPDQMALSFHDVRCQPGHRRHVAEAIGRIPEVFSVEECHRDRDFMLTVISPDPTQLTEIVYPQLEDIPHLSGYESTFCTRLHRTAANWELDALNSAQRRALRAAAGPPPAPEAHPGPPPPSFGPILRVLGRDGRASAAQVAEATGLHPATARRRLQRVLDSGTLSFRCDVSHRATGYPVMCQWFARLPAADHDAAAAELAGLGALRLCASTTGRSNFMFMMWHRSPTDIMALERRASERLPRLEIRETVIISNIPKRAGWHLDTDGRRQEDFVEVGHWD from the coding sequence ATGAACAATGACCCCCGACTCCTGGATGAAGGCGATCTCCAACTGGTCCATGCCCTCCAGATCGGACCACGCTTGCCCTGGACGGCCTTGGGCGAGATCCTCGACCAGCATCCGACCTCGCTGGCCGCCCGGTGGCGCCGGCTCGAGCGCAGCGGCTCCGCTTGGATCACCGCCCATCCTCTGGGGCACCCGGACCAAATGGCCCTGTCCTTCCATGATGTCCGGTGCCAACCCGGCCACCGGCGGCACGTCGCCGAGGCCATCGGCAGGATTCCGGAGGTGTTCTCGGTGGAGGAATGTCACCGGGACCGGGACTTCATGCTGACCGTCATCTCCCCCGATCCAACCCAGCTCACGGAGATCGTCTATCCGCAGCTCGAGGACATTCCCCACCTGTCCGGCTACGAGTCCACCTTCTGCACCCGCCTGCACCGCACCGCGGCCAACTGGGAACTCGATGCCCTGAATTCCGCTCAGCGGCGCGCACTCCGTGCGGCCGCCGGTCCGCCGCCGGCACCCGAGGCGCACCCGGGGCCCCCGCCGCCGTCCTTCGGCCCCATACTGCGCGTCCTCGGCCGCGATGGCCGGGCCTCCGCGGCACAGGTCGCCGAGGCCACCGGCCTGCACCCGGCCACGGCACGACGCCGGCTCCAGCGGGTGCTGGACTCGGGCACCTTGAGCTTTCGCTGCGACGTGTCCCACCGGGCCACGGGCTATCCCGTGATGTGCCAATGGTTCGCCCGCCTCCCGGCCGCCGACCACGATGCGGCAGCCGCCGAACTGGCAGGGCTCGGCGCCCTGCGCCTGTGCGCCTCGACGACGGGCCGCTCCAACTTCATGTTCATGATGTGGCACCGATCGCCCACGGACATCATGGCCCTGGAGCGGCGGGCGTCAGAGAGGCTGCCCCGCCTGGAGATCCGCGAGACCGTCATCATCTCGAACATCCCCAAACGTGCCGGGTGGCACCTGGACACCGACGGTCGGCGCCAGGAGGACTTCGTCGAGGTGGGCCACTGGGATTGA
- a CDS encoding MFS transporter, translated as MDHSTVSQPRASGGPSPDPTAVSSPGPHTATTAGASPRAGRPRDLVAVNIGNALEWFDWNIYAIFAPFFAAQFFRAEDPVSSLLSTLAVFAVGFLMRPVGGWLFGRLADDKGRKFSLTLAILLASFGSLLIAVAPTFDAIGVWAGVVLLVARLIQGLSHGGETGSAFTYLAEIAPQDKRGFWASTPWLGVGVGTMLATGVGVLLTALLSEAQMAEFGWRIPFAVAAVLGVYALYIRKTMNESEVHTERKERDEREGVDSQSLREVFSELGREWKPLLQIVGLTISGVVAFYTWFIFAPGYASREFGMDPNASLVAGLCGQAVFLVAIPVMGRLSDRFGRKPVLMVFAAGFALVAFPLEWMLGSSPFMLFLAMAAGSLLLAANCAPLGAVFAELVPTKLRATLIGVGYATSGAIFGGTAPYLNTWLSSIGMHGLFVGYMILLCLVSVVVIIKMPETARRDLR; from the coding sequence ATGGATCACAGCACCGTTTCCCAGCCCCGCGCCTCGGGTGGCCCTTCTCCGGACCCCACAGCCGTCTCATCGCCCGGTCCCCATACGGCCACTACCGCCGGCGCCTCGCCGCGCGCCGGCCGGCCCCGTGACCTCGTCGCCGTCAACATCGGCAATGCCCTGGAGTGGTTCGACTGGAACATCTACGCGATCTTCGCACCGTTCTTTGCTGCCCAGTTCTTCCGCGCCGAGGACCCGGTCTCCAGCCTGCTGTCCACGCTGGCCGTCTTCGCGGTCGGTTTCCTCATGCGTCCGGTGGGCGGGTGGCTGTTTGGCCGGCTGGCGGATGACAAGGGGAGGAAGTTCAGTCTGACCCTGGCCATCTTGCTGGCCTCCTTCGGTTCCCTGCTGATCGCCGTCGCCCCGACCTTTGACGCGATCGGCGTGTGGGCCGGCGTCGTCCTCTTGGTGGCCCGCCTCATCCAGGGCCTGTCGCATGGCGGGGAGACCGGCAGCGCGTTCACCTATCTGGCGGAGATCGCCCCGCAGGACAAGCGCGGCTTCTGGGCCTCTACCCCGTGGCTCGGCGTGGGGGTGGGCACCATGCTCGCCACCGGCGTCGGCGTGCTGCTGACCGCACTGCTCTCCGAGGCACAGATGGCCGAGTTCGGCTGGCGCATCCCCTTCGCCGTCGCCGCCGTCCTTGGGGTCTACGCCCTCTACATCCGCAAGACCATGAACGAGTCCGAGGTGCACACCGAGCGCAAGGAGCGTGACGAGCGCGAGGGTGTGGACTCCCAGTCCCTGCGCGAGGTCTTCTCTGAGCTGGGCCGCGAGTGGAAGCCGCTGCTGCAGATCGTCGGCCTGACGATCTCTGGCGTTGTGGCCTTCTACACCTGGTTCATCTTCGCCCCCGGCTACGCCTCCCGCGAGTTCGGCATGGACCCGAACGCCTCCCTGGTGGCCGGGTTGTGCGGACAGGCCGTGTTCCTGGTGGCCATCCCCGTGATGGGCAGACTCTCCGACCGCTTCGGGCGCAAGCCGGTGCTGATGGTCTTCGCCGCCGGCTTCGCACTCGTGGCCTTTCCCCTGGAGTGGATGCTCGGCTCGAGCCCGTTCATGCTCTTCCTGGCCATGGCCGCGGGCTCCCTGCTGCTCGCCGCGAACTGCGCCCCGCTCGGCGCCGTCTTCGCCGAACTGGTCCCGACGAAGCTGCGGGCCACGCTGATCGGCGTCGGTTATGCCACCTCCGGAGCGATCTTCGGCGGCACGGCGCCCTACCTGAACACCTGGCTGTCCAGCATCGGGATGCACGGGTTGTTCGTGGGCTACATGATCCTGCTCTGCCTGGTTAGCGTGGTGGTCATCATCAAGATGCCGGAGACCGCCCGCCGCGACCTCCGCTGA
- a CDS encoding DUF3237 domain-containing protein, translating into MSQISTPASAAPASVSISGHPDGATGPTPPRLEFLATVAVDVAEPVEVGRTHRGLRRVIPITGGTVTGPGLNGRILPGGADFQLIHSDTASDLDARYVIETDDGDRLYVMNAAYRTGSAEDISALARGERVPAERIYFRCAPRFEVAGETWSWLESTVVIGSGRREPSQVIIDLWTVC; encoded by the coding sequence ATGTCCCAGATCTCCACCCCCGCCTCCGCGGCGCCGGCCTCTGTCTCCATCTCCGGACACCCCGACGGTGCAACCGGCCCTACCCCACCCCGACTCGAGTTCCTTGCCACCGTGGCGGTGGACGTGGCCGAGCCCGTGGAGGTCGGGCGGACCCACCGGGGGCTGCGCCGCGTCATCCCGATCACCGGCGGCACTGTCACCGGGCCCGGACTGAACGGTCGCATCCTGCCCGGCGGGGCGGACTTCCAGCTCATCCACTCGGACACGGCCTCGGACCTGGATGCCCGGTACGTCATCGAGACCGACGACGGCGACCGGCTCTACGTCATGAACGCCGCCTACCGCACGGGCTCGGCCGAGGACATCTCCGCCCTGGCCCGCGGTGAACGGGTGCCCGCCGAACGGATCTACTTCCGCTGCGCGCCCCGCTTCGAGGTGGCCGGCGAGACCTGGTCCTGGCTGGAGTCCACCGTGGTCATCGGCTCCGGCCGCCGCGAACCCAGCCAGGTCATCATCGATCTCTGGACGGTCTGCTGA
- a CDS encoding IclR family transcriptional regulator, whose translation MTTRSVDTALSIVEILAEDGALGLSEMARRLELSKATALRLLKTLEARGWVRQEPEPSLAWNLSQQFAWLGRQVSMDTSLREIALDSMNRLQLETTETVHLTAVQLDHLVLIERLDSPHELRAFFALGTQLPFHASASGLAYLSALPDVEVEGLLRGVLERKTERTLTDPEVIGGAVREVRTRGYSLNNGGLVGDISSVGAPLVGADGRPVGALSVSGPTSRLTEERRMAVGPLVVGAAREVSRRLARGPGS comes from the coding sequence ATGACCACCCGAAGTGTGGACACGGCCTTGTCGATCGTCGAAATCCTGGCGGAGGATGGCGCGCTGGGCCTCTCTGAGATGGCTCGTCGCCTCGAGTTGTCCAAGGCCACGGCCCTGAGGCTGCTCAAGACCCTGGAGGCCAGGGGGTGGGTTCGGCAGGAGCCGGAGCCGTCCTTGGCTTGGAACCTGTCCCAGCAATTCGCGTGGCTGGGGCGGCAGGTCTCCATGGATACCTCTCTTCGGGAAATCGCCCTGGACAGCATGAACCGGCTGCAATTGGAGACCACGGAGACGGTGCACCTCACCGCCGTGCAGCTGGACCACCTGGTGCTCATTGAGCGGCTCGATTCACCGCATGAGCTGCGTGCCTTTTTCGCCCTGGGAACACAGTTGCCGTTCCATGCCTCGGCCTCCGGGCTTGCCTACCTGTCGGCCCTGCCGGATGTGGAGGTCGAGGGGCTGCTCCGAGGAGTGCTGGAGCGGAAGACCGAGCGAACGCTGACCGACCCCGAGGTCATCGGCGGTGCCGTGCGAGAGGTGCGTACTCGGGGTTACTCCCTCAACAACGGAGGGCTGGTGGGAGATATCTCCTCAGTCGGCGCACCCCTGGTGGGCGCCGATGGACGGCCGGTGGGAGCCCTCTCCGTGTCTGGTCCGACCAGTCGCCTGACGGAGGAGCGCCGGATGGCCGTGGGCCCCCTCGTGGTCGGCGCCGCTCGTGAGGTGTCTCGGCGCCTGGCCCGGGGTCCTGGGTCTTGA
- a CDS encoding SLC13 family permease, protein MVGLQILAIVIFVAVFTLATLRKVHLGVIMLAAAAGVGIWLADMEMDDIIGGFPVSLLILLAGVTYFFAIAQQNGTVDRIINVVITRIGDRAMLLPFAMFGLTTGIAAMGAPLAGLVMMPIAMPLAKKYGINRTLMGIAVGSGISGGGFAPTSLFGIVTYGTAHSVGIDLNPLLLFVIALAFNVVLLLTAFILFGGLKLLKSPERFDRDTTPRPGFATKDPLPSHPFEREGYTTRSRAVATTVLERASEAPPASTPMTLAQKCTVVCMAGLVLSVVAVAMVGLDPDIGILCFVFATVMTLVDPSTGRAAVAKIDWSTILMVGGIITYVGVLQTMGAVDMLGEAASSVGTPLLAAFIICLIGGLVSAFASTTGMLAALVPLAIPLVSGGDIAGWAVIAALGVCSSIVDVSPFSTVGATAVATVDEDERPRVTANLTRWGLSMVVVGPLAMVGALVLPTML, encoded by the coding sequence ATGGTGGGACTACAGATCCTGGCAATCGTGATCTTCGTGGCAGTCTTCACACTGGCCACCCTGCGCAAGGTCCATTTGGGGGTCATCATGCTCGCGGCTGCAGCCGGCGTCGGCATCTGGCTCGCAGACATGGAGATGGATGACATCATCGGAGGGTTCCCCGTCTCCCTCCTCATCCTCCTCGCCGGCGTGACCTATTTCTTCGCCATTGCCCAGCAGAACGGCACTGTTGACCGCATCATCAACGTGGTGATCACCCGGATCGGCGATCGGGCCATGCTGTTGCCCTTCGCCATGTTCGGGCTGACCACGGGCATCGCAGCCATGGGCGCCCCCTTGGCCGGGCTGGTGATGATGCCCATCGCCATGCCGCTGGCCAAGAAGTACGGAATCAACCGGACCCTGATGGGGATCGCCGTCGGCAGCGGCATCAGCGGTGGCGGCTTCGCCCCCACCAGCCTCTTCGGCATCGTCACCTATGGGACCGCCCACTCGGTCGGCATCGATCTGAACCCGCTACTGCTGTTCGTCATCGCCCTGGCCTTCAACGTGGTGCTCTTACTGACGGCGTTCATCCTCTTCGGCGGGCTGAAGTTGCTGAAGTCCCCCGAACGCTTCGATCGGGACACCACCCCACGTCCGGGCTTCGCCACGAAGGATCCGTTGCCCTCACACCCCTTCGAGCGAGAGGGCTACACCACCCGCTCCCGGGCGGTGGCCACCACCGTCCTGGAGCGTGCCTCCGAGGCTCCACCTGCCTCCACCCCGATGACACTCGCTCAGAAGTGCACTGTGGTCTGCATGGCCGGCCTCGTCCTGTCCGTGGTGGCCGTCGCCATGGTCGGCCTCGACCCGGACATCGGCATCCTCTGCTTCGTCTTCGCCACGGTGATGACCCTCGTGGACCCGTCCACCGGGCGGGCCGCCGTCGCCAAGATCGACTGGTCCACCATCCTCATGGTGGGCGGCATCATCACCTACGTGGGGGTGCTGCAGACCATGGGCGCCGTGGACATGCTCGGCGAGGCCGCCAGCAGTGTGGGCACGCCGCTGCTCGCCGCCTTCATCATCTGCCTGATCGGCGGCCTGGTATCCGCCTTCGCCTCCACCACTGGCATGCTGGCTGCGCTCGTGCCCCTGGCCATCCCCCTGGTCTCCGGCGGCGACATCGCCGGCTGGGCTGTGATCGCCGCCCTGGGGGTCTGCTCCTCGATCGTGGACGTCTCTCCATTCTCGACCGTGGGGGCCACCGCCGTGGCCACCGTGGACGAGGACGAGCGTCCACGTGTCACCGCGAACCTGACCCGCTGGGGCCTGTCCATGGTGGTCGTGGGACCGCTTGCCATGGTCGGCGCCCTGGTGCTGCCCACCATGCTCTGA
- a CDS encoding FMN-binding glutamate synthase family protein — translation MNNRLLIIGGLTTLVLILVIAYLVGFWAWIFLGLVALLLVGLAIWDVTQKRHAILRNFPVIGHMRYLLESIRPEIQQYFIERNFDGKPFDRDTRSIVYSRSKGADDHKAFGTERDTGRIGYEFLLHSTAPVAPPERIPTVRIGGPDCRQPYDLSLMNISSMSFGSLSKNAVVAMNKGAALGGFIHETGEGGLTKYHRGNGADLFWEIGSGYFGCRTEDGRFNPESFAEKAALPEVKGITIKLSQGAKPGLGGVLPGPKVTPEIAEAREVPVGVDCISPASHSAFTTPREMVRFIGHLRQLSDGKPIGIKFCVGSRTDVLAMCKAIWEERTAPDYIIVDGSEGGTGAAPLEYSDHVGTPLTEGLMLVHNALVGTGLRHMIKLGAAGKVATGSDIVKRLIQGADFTMSARAMMMATGCIQAQKCHTNHCPVGVATQDPRLTRALDVEDKSKRVHNYQKLTVREAVQIMASMGLNHPSQLNTRMLRRRVDHLNTRSYASIYHWLREDELLNEPPRGWAADWREADADHFGEHAPVGYLTEPDPQWRDELDVQTSAMSLGDLRASLRTGEAQQPVPTPAGSAGAHAAVSAGRGGGPAENRVTGATAGSGSDSAGDRTGEGQSEGEGEPRSEGRPPERNAEEKDLDGARPRRSSSDTGSTPVVSNEPRPEGRLGS, via the coding sequence ATGAACAACCGCCTCCTCATCATCGGCGGGCTCACCACGCTCGTCCTCATCCTGGTCATCGCCTACCTGGTCGGGTTCTGGGCGTGGATCTTCCTCGGCCTGGTCGCACTGCTGCTCGTGGGGCTGGCCATCTGGGACGTGACCCAGAAGCGGCATGCGATCCTGCGGAACTTCCCGGTGATCGGGCACATGCGGTACCTGCTGGAGTCGATCCGTCCGGAGATCCAGCAGTACTTCATCGAGCGGAACTTCGACGGCAAGCCCTTCGACCGGGACACCCGCTCGATTGTGTACTCGCGGTCCAAGGGCGCGGATGACCACAAGGCCTTCGGCACGGAGCGGGATACGGGGCGGATCGGCTACGAATTCCTCCTGCATTCCACGGCCCCCGTGGCGCCGCCGGAGAGGATCCCCACCGTGCGGATCGGCGGGCCTGACTGCCGCCAGCCCTATGACCTGTCCCTGATGAACATCTCCTCCATGTCCTTCGGCTCGCTGTCCAAGAACGCGGTGGTGGCCATGAACAAGGGGGCCGCCCTGGGCGGGTTCATCCACGAGACCGGCGAGGGCGGGCTGACGAAGTACCACCGCGGCAACGGGGCGGACCTGTTCTGGGAGATCGGCTCGGGCTACTTCGGCTGCCGCACCGAGGACGGCCGGTTCAACCCGGAGAGCTTCGCGGAGAAGGCCGCCCTGCCGGAGGTCAAGGGCATCACCATCAAACTCTCCCAGGGGGCCAAGCCCGGGCTCGGCGGGGTGCTGCCCGGCCCCAAGGTCACCCCGGAGATCGCGGAGGCGCGCGAGGTGCCGGTCGGCGTCGACTGCATCTCCCCGGCCTCCCATTCGGCCTTCACCACACCCCGGGAGATGGTCCGGTTCATCGGCCACCTGCGCCAACTTTCCGATGGGAAACCGATCGGCATCAAGTTCTGCGTCGGTTCCCGCACGGACGTGCTGGCCATGTGCAAGGCCATCTGGGAGGAGCGGACCGCCCCCGACTACATCATCGTGGACGGTTCCGAGGGTGGCACCGGTGCGGCTCCGCTGGAGTACTCCGACCACGTCGGCACTCCGCTGACCGAGGGCCTCATGCTGGTGCACAACGCCCTGGTCGGCACAGGCCTGCGGCACATGATCAAGCTGGGCGCCGCGGGCAAGGTCGCTACCGGATCGGACATCGTCAAACGACTGATCCAGGGGGCCGACTTCACCATGTCCGCCCGCGCCATGATGATGGCCACCGGCTGCATCCAGGCCCAGAAGTGCCACACGAACCACTGCCCCGTGGGTGTGGCCACGCAGGACCCACGGCTCACCCGGGCGCTGGACGTGGAGGACAAGTCCAAGCGCGTGCACAACTACCAGAAGCTCACCGTCCGTGAGGCCGTGCAGATCATGGCGTCCATGGGCCTGAACCATCCGTCTCAGTTGAACACCCGCATGCTGCGCCGCCGGGTGGACCACCTCAACACCCGCTCCTACGCCTCGATCTACCACTGGCTGCGGGAGGACGAATTGCTCAACGAGCCGCCGCGAGGCTGGGCCGCCGACTGGCGTGAGGCGGACGCGGACCACTTCGGCGAGCACGCTCCCGTCGGCTACCTGACCGAGCCGGATCCGCAGTGGCGTGACGAACTGGACGTGCAGACCTCCGCGATGTCCCTCGGGGACCTGCGCGCCTCCCTGCGCACTGGTGAAGCGCAACAGCCGGTCCCGACGCCGGCCGGTTCCGCAGGTGCCCATGCCGCCGTGAGTGCAGGGCGTGGCGGGGGTCCTGCGGAGAATCGGGTGACAGGCGCGACCGCCGGCTCGGGCTCGGACTCGGCCGGCGACCGCACCGGCGAGGGACAGAGCGAGGGTGAGGGCGAACCGCGTTCCGAAGGCCGCCCGCCCGAGCGGAACGCCGAGGAGAAGGACCTCGACGGCGCCCGGCCGCGGCGATCCAGTTCGGACACTGGCTCCACGCCCGTGGTCAGCAACGAGCCCCGGCCGGAGGGCCGGCTGGGGTCCTGA
- a CDS encoding thioesterase family protein, producing MHLIFRTLLLLITSRRRSKLSIWDGSSLPLRALPTDVDIAVHVNNGMYFSLMDLGRFDLMVRAGVWDLMRRKKWSPVVQAEQIAFRKSVNLWQRYTLETRIAGLDDKSIWFEQRFVVDGEVYVRAHVATRLLGADGPVSNEEILTAVAEELGQPKPPELELPEWLHEWRTNVALPGSRKPAPHLW from the coding sequence ATGCACCTGATCTTCCGTACCCTGCTGTTGCTCATCACCTCGCGGCGCCGCTCCAAGCTGAGCATCTGGGATGGCTCCTCGCTGCCGCTGAGGGCCCTGCCGACCGACGTGGACATCGCGGTGCACGTCAACAACGGGATGTACTTCTCCCTCATGGACCTGGGCCGCTTCGACCTGATGGTCCGTGCCGGTGTCTGGGACCTGATGCGGAGGAAGAAGTGGTCGCCGGTGGTGCAGGCCGAGCAGATCGCCTTCCGGAAGTCGGTGAACCTGTGGCAGCGCTACACCTTGGAGACCCGGATCGCCGGCCTGGATGACAAGTCCATCTGGTTCGAGCAGCGCTTCGTGGTGGACGGCGAGGTCTACGTCAGGGCCCATGTGGCCACCCGGCTCCTTGGTGCGGATGGCCCGGTGTCCAACGAGGAGATCCTGACGGCGGTCGCCGAGGAACTCGGTCAGCCGAAGCCGCCCGAGCTCGAGTTGCCCGAGTGGCTGCACGAGTGGCGCACCAACGTCGCCCTGCCCGGCTCCCGGAAGCCGGCCCCGCACCTCTGGTGA